In Humulus lupulus chromosome 6, drHumLupu1.1, whole genome shotgun sequence, a single genomic region encodes these proteins:
- the LOC133785849 gene encoding uncharacterized protein LOC133785849: MASELSHASIAFRSSLKDFFRVCDFSPFFLLYNILDTGLDSTIFCVPFHEFSQNIGDAKENFLMCLVDLFSQVNSVRLPGYVAHKKWFCGTELVEFSIVGDVDNILKQNLIYVNKSTKRFRKKGCMFYEKLCTIFGDTIATGSNVDPSTRSPNDDDDDDATSISLYTRNEENGFDEDGGKRRGKSTAISNSQSVKIAKLSLALADALATYNETAKRKTELIERSGATSTSHYLLDESVEALNQIDGNSAEVYAKTIEKFENEVSITMFLKMSEHTRIDWLLNLK, from the exons ATGGCTTCTGAGCTTTCTCATGCATCAATAGCTTTCCGTAGCTCTCTCAAGGATTTCTTCAG GGTTTGtgatttttctccattttttctcTTGTATAATATACTTGACACAGGGCTTGATT cCACTATATTTTGTGTTCCATTCCATGAATTTAGCCAAAATATTGGGGATGCAAAAGAAAATTTCTTGATGTGTTTAGTTGATTTATTTAGCCAG GTTAATAGTGTGAGGCTACCTGGTTATGTTGCACACAAAAAATGGTTTTGTGGCACTGAATTAGTTGAGTTCTCAATAGTTGGAGATGTTGATAATATTTTGAAGCAAAATTTGATTTAT GTTAACAAGTCTACTAAAAGATTTAGAAAGAAAGGTTGTATGTTTTATGAGAAATTATGCACTATCTTTGGTGATACTATTGCAACTGGTTCCAATGTTGATCCTTCAACTCGAAGTcctaatgatgatgatgatgatgatgcaacGTCGATAAGTCTTTATACTaggaatgaagaaaatggttttgATGAGGATGGTGGCAAAAGAAGAGGTAAATCAACTGCCATTTCGAATTCTCAATCAGTAAAAATAGCAAAATTATCACTAGCTTTGGCAGATGCATTGGCGACATATAATGAAACTGCAAAGAGAAAGACAGAATTAATAGAGAGATCAGGGGCAACATCTACATCGCATTACTTATTGGATGAGAGTGTTGAAGCTCTTAATCAAATTGATGGAAATAGTGCAGAAGTATATGCAAAAACTATTGAGAAGTTTGAGAACGAGGTGTCCATAACAATGTTTCTAAAGATGTCAGAACATACAAGAATAGATTGGTTGCTGAATTTGAAGTGA
- the LOC133782954 gene encoding uncharacterized protein LOC133782954 has protein sequence MVGTNLKAETLALMEKRTAIETEMNLIIDRLCQPGGPGLSGNLVDSEGFPRSDIDIPVVRAERSRLSELRNDHKEITEKINKNIEVMHSARLAPKASPAKESGVNEGSDNNTSLSPNDVSSTTANNVPMSSSNAMDVDMTVSIPFAMVDEIADASPAAEDGLQLGDQIMKFGNVEAGDNLLQRLASESQSNQDRAVPVVLMRHGAVVNTTVTPRTWQGRGLLGCHFRIL, from the exons ATGGTGGGTACAAATCTCAAGGCAGAAACATTGGCTTTAATGGAGAAGAGGACCGCCATTGAGACCGAGATGAACCTCATCATCGACCGCCTCTGTCAACCCGGCGGCCCTGGCCTTTCCGGCAATCTAGTCGACTCGGAG GGTTTTCCTCGGTCTGATATTGATATCCCAGTTGTGCGAGCAGAAAGGTCCCGTCTTTCTG AGTTGCGAAATGATCACAAGGAGATTACTGAAAAGATAAACAAAAATATAGAAGTTATGCATTCTGCAAGGCTTGCTCCTAAAGCTTCTCCCGCCAAAGAATCGG GTGTCAATGAGGGGTCAGATAATAACACCTCGTTGAGTCCCAATGATGTTTCATCAACAACCGCGAACAATGTTCCCATGAGCTCTTCTAATGCTATGGATGTGGATATGACAGTTAGCATACCCTTTGCAATGGTTGATGAAATAGCTGATGCATCACCAGCAGCAGAAGATGGTTTACAACTTGGAGATCAGATTATGAAGTTTGGGAATGTGGAAGCTGGTGATAATTTGTTGCAGCGACTTGCTTCAGAATCTCAGAGCAATCAGGACCGAGCAGTTCCTGTTGTCCTTATGAGGCATGGTGCTGTTGTCAACACAACAGTGACACCAAGAACATGGCAAGGTCGCGGTCTACTCGG ATGCCATTTCCGGATATTGTAA